The genome window GTCAAGCAAATATTCCTGTATCTCTAAATGGTCCATGATCAATTAAGAGGGAAATAAATATATAAATATTTCCCTGTTAGTTGACCTTATTCCATAAAATATAGGTAAATTCTTACTTCATAAACTCCAATACCTAGTCCATGCAACTCACAGAAAGAATCTTCGCGGGCAAGGGAGATATCAAAGCCGACACTGTCCTTGAACACTGCAGAATAATCAATGTCAACACCAAAGAGATCCTCAACGCTGACATTGCCATCCAGTCAGGTTACATCGTCGGTATCGGCGACGTATCAGGCCTGAGAGATGCAAGTACCAGGATCATCGACGTAAACCACAGATACGTATCCCCTGGTCTGCTGGATGGGCATGTACATTTCGAATCCACCATGGTCACACTGTCCCGGTTTGCACGAAAAGCACTGGAGCACGGTACTACAGGCGTTGTTATCGACCCGCACGAGATCGCAAATGTACTTGGCAGGCAGGGCATCGAACTGGTAATGGAAGAGGCAAAGAGCCTGCCGTTGAACATCTTTGTTGCCGTATCCTCGTGCGTACCTGCCACACCATTTGAGACGTCTGGAGCTTCCCTTGACGACGTCGATGTGCAGGCACTGATCGATAATGAGATGGTAGTGGGCCTGGGCGAGGTAATGGATTTCCCTGCCATATTGAACGGCGATGCCGGCAAACTTGCCATGATACAGGCGGCCCGGAAGCGCAGGCTGGTAGTAGACGGACATGCACCAGGCTTAAGTGGGCCTGACCTGTGGGGCTATATGGCTGCCGGTATTTCCAGTGACCACGAATCCCTCACCTACGAGGAGGCACTGGAGAAACTGCGTCTGGGAATGAAGCTGATGCTAAGGGAAGGTTCGGCAGCAAAGTCCCTTGACTATTTTTTGCCTCGTTTACTTAAGGAGGGTGTGTCCCTGGAGAACGTGTTCTTTGTTACTGATGACAAGCACCCTGAGGATTTGCTGGCAGGCTACATGGATGCAATTGTGAGAAAAGCCATTGCTCTCGGCCTGGACCCCCTGGATGCAATATCCATGTGTACCATAAACACAGCCCGGCATTACCGTATCGACCACCTGGTGGGTTCCATCAGCATAGGCCGCAGGGCTGACCTTGTCATCCTTGACAACCTGGAAGGATTCAGTATACATTCAGTGATCGCCGGCGGTACTACTATTGCCCCAATTGAGACACAAACTCCTGTTTTAAATTACCCGGATCATGTGCTTGATACGATCAGGTACAGGGAGATTAAGCCACAAGACCTGAAGATAATTAATACCCCCGGTAGCAGCGTATCAGTAAATGTGATCAAGGTTTTTCCTGACCAGATATTTACAGAAAAGGACAATGCCGAACTTGTTACTGACGGGTCAGGCATCCTGCTGCCTGATCTGTACAGGGATATCCTGAGTACGGCCGTTATCGAGCGCCATGGTAAGAATGGTAACATCGGACTGGGGTTTGTCAGTGG of ANME-2 cluster archaeon contains these proteins:
- the ade gene encoding adenine deaminase; translation: MQLTERIFAGKGDIKADTVLEHCRIINVNTKEILNADIAIQSGYIVGIGDVSGLRDASTRIIDVNHRYVSPGLLDGHVHFESTMVTLSRFARKALEHGTTGVVIDPHEIANVLGRQGIELVMEEAKSLPLNIFVAVSSCVPATPFETSGASLDDVDVQALIDNEMVVGLGEVMDFPAILNGDAGKLAMIQAARKRRLVVDGHAPGLSGPDLWGYMAAGISSDHESLTYEEALEKLRLGMKLMLREGSAAKSLDYFLPRLLKEGVSLENVFFVTDDKHPEDLLAGYMDAIVRKAIALGLDPLDAISMCTINTARHYRIDHLVGSISIGRRADLVILDNLEGFSIHSVIAGGTTIAPIETQTPVLNYPDHVLDTIRYREIKPQDLKIINTPGSSVSVNVIKVFPDQIFTEKDNAELVTDGSGILLPDLYRDILSTAVIERHGKNGNIGLGFVSGFDLKSGAFAQSIGHDSHNVVVTGTNHADMALAANAIKEMKGGIVLVQDGEVLDSLSLPFAGLLSPDPVEEVALELDGLHGTIKEMGCTLPAPFITHSFIALPVIPKLRLTDMGLFDVERFEMIEVIIGTKK